The proteins below come from a single Mya arenaria isolate MELC-2E11 chromosome 8, ASM2691426v1 genomic window:
- the LOC128242301 gene encoding uncharacterized protein LOC128242301: MYLFTPMSSKTRDKRRDSNCSACCSILKTKMMSQELLTDVLPACRPSHKVVISSVHTPDHLYIQRHEKLEELESLMVEIGAYVERQEEDDVLQEPQVGKYCLAQYASFDESLSTTQESVAKEGLVSLVKMVGRVTQPEIHKTIFECLLCYVKAGDRMCDILLEENIVQLSTSCLEMNSSSIYQRQAADFITQAANISVRLQEAFRGQDLTDVLFELLESTMCQQVQGAVCQAFASLTSGSDGLFKYLMYPGHGLVQKIVSFLSKATDHSVSEGVLSLIAALSQHDSGHDDFKKESLMEAIVKNLQKTDCPKCIAFCVQQCDHFASNRRKHKTFLIEHHMITILNRILDLEMPPATKQLCKDLKTSLDFKVPSEPIRGLLLKPGMQHMGPMSDSLVAPEVRWNQNSFVMLLVIKVCDVNPAAHDLVTFTEDTISFRALSRGVNYGFTYRLYDRVCVEKCTWHVKQREVLVSLKKQEKGMWSRPLHDKIKHGNVVADCEHILDSSDSEEKDDQRPFLLSKGKKKKAMFRGMKQSTVQVREPEDTETDTSDSLENMDDFDNRTDYDFNSIAYQNPI, encoded by the exons ATGTACCTGTTCACCCCGATGTCCTCCAAAACACGGGACAAACGTAGAGACAGCAATTGTTCCGCTTGTTGCTCCATCTTAAaaaccaaaat GATGAGCCAGGAGCTGTTGACTGATGTGTTACCAGCCTGCAGGCCCTCCCATAAGGTAGTGATCTCATCTGTCCACACCCCAGATCATCTATATATACAGAGACATGAGAAATTGGAAGA GCTGGAAAGTCTTATGGTCGAGATAGGGGCGTATGTTGAGAGACAGGAGGAGGATGATGTCCTACAGGAACCACAAGTTGGAAAATACTGTCTAGCCCAGTATGCCTCCTTCGATGAGAG TTTAAGCACAACTCAGGAGTCAGTTGCAAAAGAAGGACTTGTGAGCTTGGTAAAGATGGTGGGCAGGGTAACACAGCCGGAAATCCACAAAACCATCTTTGAGTGTCTACTGTGTTATGTCAAAGCGGGTGACAG AATGTGTGACATCCTTTTGGAAGAGAACATTGTTCAACTTTCAACTTCTTGCCTAGAAATG AATTCTTCTTCAATTTACCAGCGCCAGGCTGCAGACTTTATCACCCAGGCTGCTAATATCTCAGTCAG ACTGCAGGAAGCCTTCAGAGGTCAGGACTTAACTGATGTTCTATTTGAACTACTGGAATCCACCATGTGTCAGCAG GTGCAGGGAGCTGTGTGCCAGGCGTTTGCTTCTCTGACCTCAGGATCAGACGG ACTGTTTAAGTACCTGATGTACCCAGGACATGGCCTTGTTCAAAAGATCGTCTCGTTCCTGTCAAAGGCTACAGATCACTCGGTTTCTGAAGGAGTTCTGTCTCTTATTGCAGCTCTTAGTCAACATGATAG tGGTCATGATGATTTCAAGAAAGAATCATTAATGGAAGCCATTGTTAAGAATCTCCAGAAAACTGATTGTCCTAAG tgTATTGCGTTTTGTGTACAGCAATGTGACCACTTTGCCTCAAACCGTCGGAAACACAAGACCTTCCTCATAGAGCACCACATGATAACCATTCTCAACAG AATCTTAGACCTAGAGATGCCTCCTGCAACAAAACAGCTTTGTAAAGACCTTAAGACTTCCCTTGACTTCAAGGTCCCTTCTGAGCCGATCAGAGGGCTTCTCTTGAAACCAGGAATGCAACATATGGGTCCCATGTCAGACAG TTTGGTTGCTCCAGAGGTCCGCTGGAATCAGAACTCCTTTGTTATGCTGTTGGTGATAAAGGTTTGTGATGTCAACCCTGCAGCCCATGATCTTGTCACCTTCACTGAGGATACGATCTCATTCAG GGCCCTATCCAGGGGTGTCAACTACGGGTTCACCTACCGGCTGTATGACCGAGTGTGTGTTGAAAAGTGTACGTGGCATGTAAAACAACGGGAGGTCCTTGTGTCACTCAAGAAACAGGAAAAGGGCATGTGGAGTCGACCTCTTCATGACAAGATCAAG CATGGGAATGTGGTGGCCGATTGCGAGCATATTCTGGACAGTTCCGACTCAGAAGAGAAAGATGATCAGAGACCCTTCCTTCTTTCAA agggaaagaagaaaaaagccATGTTCCGAGGGATGAAGCAGTCAACGGTTCAGGTTCGCGAACCCGAGGATACGGAAACGGACACAAGCGACAGCCTCGAAAACATGGATGACTTTGATAACCGCACTGACTACGATTTTAACAGCATTGCCTACCAAAACccaatttga